In the Pelorhabdus rhamnosifermentans genome, ATCAATATGATCATGCAATCCGCTTTCTTTAAAATTGCCCAGATTATTCCCGTGGAAGAAGCCACTAACTATCTAAAAGAAGCCGTCGTCAAATCATACGGCAAAAAAGGTGAAAAAGTTGTTGCCATGAACAACGCCGCCATTGACACAGGCGTAAATTCCAGCGTGAAAATCCTTATTCCTGATTCATGGAAAAATGCCCAACAGCAAGAAGAACCGGCTAAGAAAGTTCCGGAATTCATTAAAAATATTCTCAATCCAGTGAACCGTCAAGAAGGAGATAAGCTGCCTGTAAGCGCCTTCACTTGCGTAGAAGATGGAACCTTCCCCTTAGGTACAGCAGCTTATGAAAAACGCGGCATCGCCATCAACGTGCCCGAATGGCAAAGTGACAAATGCATTCAGTGCAACCAATGTGCCTATGTTTGTCCCCATGCTACCATCCGGCCCGTGCTAGTCAATGAAGAAGAGCTGAAAAATGCACCAGCAGGATTTACTGCTAAAACCGCTGTGGGTGCTAAAGATGTAAACTTCAGAATAGCCGTTTCTCCACTTGATTGTACAGGGTGTGGAAATTGTGCCCAAGTTTGTCCGGCGAAGGAAAAAGCCTTAGTTATGAAACCCCTTGCTACGCAAATTCATCAAGCAGAGCTTTGGGATTATGCGGTGAACTTATCTCACAAAGCGAACCCCATGAACAAAGAAACAGTGAAAGGCAGTCAATTTGAGCAGCCCCTGCTAGAATTCTCAGGTGCTTGTGCCGGTTGCGGCGAAACTCCCTATGCCAAACTAGTGACGCAATTGTTTGGTGATCGAATGATGGTAGCCAATGCGACAGGTTGTTCTTCCGTCTGGGCAGGCAGTGCACCGTCTGTCCCGTATGCAAAAAATTATCAAGGTCATGGTCCAGCTTGGGGAAATTCTTTATTTGAAGACAACGCGGAGTTTGGCTTAGGAATGTTCTTAGGAGTAAAACAAGTCAGAAATAAATTGGCCATGGATATTGAACAAGCTACGCAACGAAACTGCGGAGAAAAATTAAAAGAAGCTTGTGAAGAGTGGTTAGCTCATAAAGATATAGGCCAAGGTACAAGAGAGCGGGCGGACAAACTCATTGAGGCATTAGAAGAAGTGAAAGGCCAGGATCCGCTTTTAAATGAAATCGATAAAAACAGCGACTTTCTGGTAAAAAGATCTCAATGGATATTCGGTGGCGACGGCTGGGCTTACGACATTGGATTTGGCGGATTAGACCATGTATTGGCTTCAGGTGAAAACGTGAATGTGTTGGTATTTGATACGGAAGTATACTCCAATACGGGCGGGCAGTCTTCGAAGGCTACACCAACAGCGGCCATTGCTAAATTTGCAGCAAGTGGAAAACGTACCAAGAAAAAAGATCTGGGAATGATAGCCATGAGCTATGGCTATATCTACGTAGCACAAATTGCCATGGGGGCTGACAAGAATCAAACGCTCAAAGCCATTGCGGAGGCAGAAGCTTATCCGGGACCTTCCTTGATCATTGCTTATGCTCCTTGTATCAATCATGGTCTTAAAACGGGTATGGGTTGCAGCCAACTGGAGGCCAAACGAGCTGTGGATAGTGGATATTGGGGACTTTATCGGTATAATCCTCAAAGCAAAGAGGCTGGAAAAAATCCTTTTACTATGGATTCGAAAGAACCTACGATGGAATTTAAGGAATTTCTGATGGGTGAAGTGCGTTACTCGTCACTAAAGAAGCAATTTCCCACTATGGCTGAGGCTTTATTTGAAAAAACCGAACAGGATGCCAAGGAAAGGCTGGAAAAGTACAAGCTCTTGGCGGATTAGTAATGTTGTAGATCAGATGTTTAGTTATTAACAGTTATATCGCTTTATAAAAAGAACAGGTAACTACTTTCGTTAGTAGTCAATCTGTTCTTTTTTTGAACAAAGATTATCATATATTGTCGAGAAATGTATGGCTTGTACCTCAAGCATCGGGGAACGGAAGGCATCAACGGAAGTTACAGTAAGCGGACTTATGTCGATAGGAGTATAGTATGTTGATGAACTTATTCGTGGTTTTCTTTTGACTTGACAGCAAGTTCACGTTAGTATAGGGATAATAGTAAATTCTGCTCGCATTTTTGCTGAAAAGATAAACTGATGGATGTTACATCTACTAGATTTAGAGGTGATTAATTGTGAATGCCAAGATTTTATTTGTAGCACCATTCGCGGGGTTAGCCAAATTGGCACAAGAAGTTGTAGTCGAGCGATTTTCGGATTCGGCACATTTTATTCATGTAGTCAAAGGCGATTTGCAAGAATGTATGGCTATTGTTAAGCAAGCTGTGGAAGATGGGGCTGAAGTGATCGTGAGTCGTGGTGGGACAGCCACATTAATTGAACAGAATGTGAATATCCCCATTGTGCATATCCAGGTTACGGTGATGGATGTTTTACGCGCCTTAAAGCAAAGTGGTGACTATCCTGAAAAAATTGGCATTGCAGGTTTTGAAAATGTGATTTATGGTTGTGAAGATCTGGCGACATTGCTTGGCATTACTTTCGTAGAAATCGTTTTACAAAATGAAGCGGAGGCACAGGAAAAAATTGCTTTGGCAGCGCAAAATGGCGTGGAACTTATCGTTGGAGATGCAATATCAACGAAACTAGCAGTACGTGCGGGTGTAAAGGGTGCTTTGATTCAATCGGGTAAAGATGCGATTTATAAAGCGATCAATGAGGCGAAATTGATTGCACGGATTCGGCGTGAAGAACAAGAAAAATCGGAATTGTTGCGTACCGTCATTGATGCATCCGCCGAAGGCATTGTTGCTACAGATATGGATGATAACATTACTATTTTTAATCCTATGGCGGAAAAAATTTTTCAAGTATCCCACTTAGAAGCGATCGGTAATCAGCTGAAAACCGTCATTCCACAATTTTCTTGGTCAGAAGAGGAGGATTCCGCCGAAAAAGTGGCTGATGTACGGCGCATTGGTGATAAGACACTGATGATTAAACAGAGTCGTATTAAAGTGAAAAATGAAAATATTGGTATTATTTACGATTTCCAGAATGTTTCACAGTTGCAACAATTAGAGCAAAACGTTCGTAAAAAGCTGCATGCCAAAGGCCTGGTGGCTCATATAAAAATGGACGATATTGTCGGCTTGTCCTCCGCTTGTTTGGCATTTAAACGCAAGGCGACAAAGTATGCATTAACGCAATCTACGATTTTAATTACGGGAGAATCAGGTACAGGAAAAGAAATGTTGGCACAAAGTATTCACAATGTGAGTAGGCGAGCGAGTGGTCCTTTTGTTGCCGTAAATTGTGCAGCTTTGCCGGAAAATTTGCTTGAAAGTGAATTGTTTGGTTATGAAGGAGGTGCCTTTACTGGAGCTAAAAAAGGAGGTCGTCAAGGGTTGTTTGAACTGGCCCATGGGGGTACGCTTTTTTTAGATGAAATTGGTGAAATGCCTTTAGCTTTGCAGCCGAGAATATTGCGTGTATTGCAGGAAAAAGCCATCATGCATTTAGGCGGTGATAGTGTTATTCCGATTGATGTGCGTATTATTGCTGCAACCAACCGCAATTTAAACAATTTAATCGAAGAGAAAAAATTTCGTCAAGATCTTTATTATCGGCTTAATATTTTGCGTATTCATATCCCGTCCTTACATGAAAGGGTAGAAGATATTCCACTGCTTGCCAAGGAAATGATGAAAAAAATGAAGCATATTAATACGAAAATTACGGGGCTCAATTTGGAAGCACGGGAACATTTAAAGCAGTGTAACTGGCCGGGTAATATTCGGCAATTGGCAAATACGATGGAACGAGCTATGCTTTTAAGTAATGGTCCGATGATTACCAAGCGCAATATTATTGAAGCCTATGATGCAGAAGGTGAATCATTAGGAGAAAGACTTAGAGAAAAAAGTAAAGCCCAAGATAGTTTAGCTAAGGTGGAACATGAGACATTGTTGCGTGTATTGCTTGAAGAAGAATATAATTACAGTCGCGCTGCTGCCAGACTTGGTATTCATCGCACCACATTATGGCGGAAATTAAATGCTAAGCAAACATAAACATAAATTCGCTTCGTTGCATATTGCACTAAATACGTTGCATTATGCAACGTATTTTTTTTGTAAGAAGAAAAAAACACGACATTTCTAAGAAAATACCTGTTGGCATGAAAATTGCAATAATATATTTGCGGTGAAGTAGCGGGAAGGTGGTAGAAATGTTCAAACTAGCAGTTATTGCAGATGATTTAACAGGTGCAAATGATACAGCCGTACAATTTGCGAAACATAATATAAGAAGTCGTGTGAGAATTGATTTCGATCAACAGAAACTATTGCAAGAAACTGCGGATGTTATTGTGATAGATACGGATAGTCGAAATAGTTCACAAACAGAAGCTTACGATAAAGTGAAAAACGTTTGTAAAGTCTTGCAAAATAGTGGTGTGAAAAATATCTACAAAAAGGTTGATTCGACGCTTAGAGGAAATCTTGGCGCTGAAATTGATGCGGCAGCAGGAATCTTTCAACCCGAAGTGGTTGTGGTAGCACCTGCCTTTCCTAGTAATAAGCGAGTCACGGTGGGCGGCTATCATTTGCTAGATAATCTGCCAATTCAATTAACTGAAATTGCTCATGCGCCAAAGACTCCTGTTAATGAATCGCGTATAGTAGAGCTATTGCGTAAACAAACGGCTGCTAAAATGGGGGTGATTTCGCTCACTACGGTGATGGCCGGAGTAGACGCAGTACAACAAGCTATTAAGCGTTGTTTAGCACGGGGTGAAACGTGGATTGTTTTTGATGCAGTATTGGATGAGCATTTAAGAGTGATTGTTCAGGCTACGAAGGACTATGATAAAGTTCTGTGGGTAGGGTCGGCAGGAATGGCAGAGCAGTTACCTGATTTTTATCAATGGTCAACTAAAACTAAAAACGGAATCAATTCGAGGCCAGGGGCCGTCCTGGTGGTTGCCGGTAGTGTGAGTAAAGTGACTCAAAGCCAGATTAGTAGAGCACTGAATTTACCCAATGTTAAATTGATTAAAATGGACGTAACCAACCTTATTCGGAAGAAAAAGCTAGAAATAGCACGGTGCATCAAGCAAGCAAAGGTGCTCCTTAAGCAGGAAAAGGATATTTTAATTGCTAGCGCGGTCAATGATCGTGATGTTGCTGATGCAGTCAGGGCAGGAAAAAAGCATGGACTGAGCAGTACTGAAGTCAGTGAGCAAACAGCAGTTGCCTTAGGTAATATTGTCGCTGCTTTATCAGACGAGTCTTTGGCTGGTATGGTGCTTACTGGTGGTGATACAGCCATTCATGTTTGCCGATCCTTAGAGGCTGAAGCCATAGAAGTGTTAGAAGAAGTGACTGTTGGGATTCCCCTCTGCCAATTGATCGGTGGTCGTTGCAATGGTTTGCCAGTGATAACAAAGGCGGGTGCTTTTGGTAATGAAGATTCATTTGTTTTATCCATACAGGCTATGCGAAAAACGGATGTACCAAAACAAGTTAACCTTTTAAGATAACTGCTTAGTATAAGGAGGAATAGAGATGAAACCGATATTAGGAATTACCATGGGCGATGCCGCGGGAATTGGCCCGGAGATTATTGTGAAAGCCTTGGTAGACAAAGAATTATATAAACTTGCAAGACCTGTGGTTTTTGGTGATAAAAAAATTATGGAACGGGCGATCAAAATTGTAGGCGCCGACTTAAAATGCCAAGCTGTTTCAGCGCCGAATTTAGCTGGAAATGATTTTGGGAGAATAGATATTGTTGACTTAGATAATTTACCCGTTGATTTGCCTTTTGCAGCGGTAGATGCCAGAGCTGGTAAAGCTGCTTACGAATATATTGAAAAGGCTGTTGGCTGTGCACTTAAAAATGAAATTCAGGCCATTGTTACGGCCCCGCTAAATAAAGAGGCATTAAATCTTGGTGGACATCATTATCCGGGGCATACGGAAATACTGGGGACATTGTCTGGGCAAAAAGATTATTCCATGATGCTTGTGAGTGGCCCACTAAAAGTGATTCATGTGACAACACATGTACCCTTAAGAAAAGCTTGTGACATGATTAAAAAAGACCGTGTGTTTCGCGTCATTAAATTAGCGGATGAAGCTGTAAAAATGATGGGAATCCCAAATCCCCGTATTGCAGTTGCCGGACTGAATCCGCATTCAGGTGAACACGGTTTGTTTGGCGCTGAAGAAGAGCTGGAAATTGTACCGGCTATTGATGCCGCAAAAGCCCTAGGAATGAATGTTAGTGGACCTGTCCCGCCTGATACAGTATTTCATCAAGCAGCAAACAAAAAAGAATTCGATATTGTCGTGGTTATGTATCATGATCAGGGTCATATTCCCATCAAAGTGTTAGGTTTTGAAACGGGAGTCAATGTAACCGTTGGATTACCGTTCATTAGAACTTCAGTGGATCATGGTACGGCATTTAATATTGCCGGGCAAGGGATTGCAGACAGTCAAAGTATGATAGAATCCTTGTTACTTGGTGCCCAGATGGCAAAGGTAAAAATTGCGCAGTAATATTGCGCGTTTTTATAAATTGAAATTTTGTAATATTTTAACTAGACTGAAAGGATGATTATGATGTTTAAACCACAAGGTATTATTACGCCAATCCTTACTCCATTAACAAAAGAGGAAAAATTTAATGAACAAGAAATGCGCAATCAGATTAATCGGCTCATTAACGCGGGGGTTAGTGGAATTTTTGCACTCGGGACAAATGGCGAATTTTACGCATTTTCGCAAGCAGAGAAAATCGAAATCATTAAAGTTGCTGTCGATGAAGTCAAAGGCCGTGTTCCTGTATATGCGGGCACCGGTTGTATCACAACAAAAGAAACCATTGAATTATCGAAAATCGCTAAGAATTTAGGTGTTGATGTATTATCGATTATATCGCCGTACTTTGCCAGTATTTCACAAGATGATATCTATCGTCATTATAGCAGTGTAGCTGAAGCTGTGGATTTACCGATCCTGCTGTATAACATTCCGGGCAGAACAGGTAATAATATTGCTTACACTACAGTAAAGAAGTTGGCAAACTATCCAAATATTATCGGGATCAAAGATAGCAGCGGTAATTTTGACAATACCTTAAAATATATTGAAAATACCGATTCAAGGTTAAGTGTATTAGCTGGCAATGATTCTTTGATTTTATGGACATTGATGGCAGGCGGTACGGGGGCTATAGCTGGTTGTTCGAATGTATTTCCTGAATTAATGGTAAGTATTTATAAATTATGGTCAGAAGGAAAAATTGAAGAAGCCAATGAAGCACAAAAGAAAATCAGACCATTCCGTAACGTGATGCAACTAGGTAACCCAAACTCGGTTGTCAAGCGTGCAGTGAATTTACTTGGTTACCCAGTGGGGCCGGCTCGTGAACCTTCAAACTGCAATAACCCTGAAATTGATACAGCATTATGCGAAGTTTTTAAATTATATAAATGAGATTTAAATATTGCCTGTTAGTTTTAATATAAGAGTAAAAACATAGAGTTAATGTGTTATCAGCGATAGAAAATATCATTGACTCTATGTGAATAACTCTTGGTTTTCGAGATTCTCTAATAAGGAGTGCTTGGAATGAAAAAAGTTGTTATATCGCATAAGTTACATGATGATGGAATGGCTGTTTTAGAAAAAGCTAATGTAAAAGTTGCAATAACAAATAATGGTGATCCAAAAGCCATGTTACCAGAATTGCTTGATGCGGAAGGTCTTATTATTCGTATTGGTTCGATCGATAAAGAAACAATGCTTGCTGCAAAAAATTTAAAAGTGATCGGACGCCCTGGTGTTGGAGTGGATGATGTGGATGTAGAAGCAGCGACTGAATTGGGTATTCCTGTGGTGATTGCTCCAGGTGCTAATACTCGTTCGGTAGCGGAACATGCTTTTGCTTTTATGTTTGCTGCAGCAAAAGATATGGTGCATAGTGATAAGGAACTTCGAAAAGGAAATTTTAATGTGAGAAGCAGCTATAAAGCATTTGAAATATATGGTAAAACATTGGGCTTGATTGGTTATGGGCATATTGGTAGTATTTTTGCAAAGATGGCAGCTGGTGTCGGAATGAAAGTCGTTGTTTATGATCCATTTGTTAAACCGGAAGTGATTATTGGACAAGGGTATCAATATGAAACAGAGCTTAATTTTGTTTTAAAAATAGCTGATGTAGTTTCTGTACATGTACCTTTAACACCTAAAACTCAACATCTTATCGGTGCTGTTGAGTTAAAATTGATGAAATCCAGTGCTATTTTAATCAATTGTTCACGTGGTGGTATTATTGATGAAATTGCTTTAGCAAATGCATTGGAAAATAATCAAATACATTCTGCAGCTACGGATGTATTTACGAATGAGCCAGTGAATGCTGATGAACCCTTGTTTAAGTATGACAATATTATCGTATCTCCACATATGGCGGGGCAAACGAAAGAAGCTGCTTCAGGCGTAGCAACGATGGCAGCGGAAGGTGTTATCGCGGTAATGAATGGTCAGCAATGGAAAAATGTTTGTAATCCTAAAGCCTATGAACATCCTAGATGGAAAAATCAGAGATGAGAGGGGGCATCGGTATAAATGGATGATTAAAAATGATGGGAGATTTTATTATGAGTAATAACTATTCATTGTTAAATATTGGGGAAATAGTAGCTGGTGAAGGAAGTATTGAACAAATAAAGGATATCGTAGCAGATTATGGAGCTGAAAATGTGGTTATTATTACTGACCAGGGTGTTTGGAATTCTGGTTTAGTGGAAAAACCAAAAGCCGTGCTTCAAGAAGCAGGTATAAATGTTCATGTAATCAATGATACACCGCCTGAACCAACAGTAGACCAAGTAAATGCCATCTTTGCAGCTGCCAAAGAATTTGAATGCCAAATGATTATCGGCATTGGCGGCGGCAGTTCCATGGATACCGCCAAGATTGTTTCTTTACTGCTTACTAATAATGTAAACTTACGTGACCTAGTCAAGGGAAAAGCACAGATTAAACGTCGCGGCGTACCCACACTCATGATTCCGACTACGGCAGGTACTGGGGCGGAAGCAACTCCAAATGCCATTGTTTTGGTGCCGGAAGAAGAATTGAAAGTGGGAATTGTCAGCCCGAAAATGGTATCTGACTGCGTCATTTTGGATCCAGCTTTGACAGTTAATTTGCCAAAAGCTATCACAGCCAATACAGGTATGGATGCTTTATGCCACGCTATAGAATGCTATATCTCTAAAAAGGCCAATCCGCTCAGCGATACATTTGCTTTAAAGGCTGTTACTTTGATTTCCCGCAGTATCCGTACAGCTTATAATGACGGGCACAATTTAGGGGCGCGGGAAGACATGCTTTTGGGGGCGATGTTTGGCGGCATTTCTATTGCAACATCCAGCACCACGGCTGTGCATGCCTTATCTTATCCATTGGGCGGAAAATATCATATTCCACATGGCTTGTCCAACGCCATTCTGCTCCCTGATGTAATGAAGTTCAATTTAGATGTCTGTGAAGAAAAGTTTAAAGATATTGCTGTTGCCATGGGACTGGATGTTGCAGGTTGTACAACGAAAGAAGCCGCTGAAAAAATGATTGATAATTTGTATTCGATGATTGAAGATCTTCATGTAACATGTGACTTGCAAGCCAAAGGTATTAATGAAGCAGCACTGGATGATATGATTGAAGCTGCTGCAAAAGTAACACGTCTCTTGGATAATAATCCAAAAGTAGTAACTAAAGAGGACATGCGGGCGATTTATAAAAAATTATTATAAGGATAGTTAATAATTTCTTGGTTTTATTTTCAATGAAATAAAGGGAAGGGTTCGTGTTTAATCAATATAAACCTTTTCCTTTTGTATTTTTTAAAAAATTCGCAATAATAAATCTATTTTGTTTTAGTACCTGCATAGGAAATACATTCACTTCTGAATGTTGAACACAACTATGAGTATAGGGAGGGGAAAATAATGAGTACAACAAATGTAGAGAAAGATAATAATACGGGTTTGGAAAAACAAAATTCTATTATGGATGAAGTAAAAACTGGTTTTAGGTGGAAAGTTGCACTTCTGATGTGGGGGGCAATAGCTATAAATTATTTTGACCGGACAAATCTTTCAGCAGCAGCACCGATGATTATGAAAGAGTTTAATTTTACAGCTACAGAAATGGGATTTATTATGTCCGCGTTTTTCTTTAGCTATACATTGTTTCAAATTCCATCAGGATGGCTTGCTGATAAATTTGGTCAGCGTCTGGTTTTAGGTGGAGCTGTTGGTTGGTGGTCAGCAGCAACTATGTCAATTGCGTTATGCCAAGGTTTTGTATCGTTTATTGCCGCTCGTATTTTACTTGGCATTGGTGAAGCCGGGGCGTACCCAGCCAATGCTGGCATTGTTTCGAAGTGGTTCCCAGATAAAGAGCGCGCTAGAGCTACTGTTATCTTTGATAGTGGCAACAAGTGTGGTACAGCATTTGCGATGCCAATTATTGTTTGGATGATGCTTAACTTTGGCTGGAAAGTTCCTTTTATAATTTCTGGATTACTTGGTTTTCTTTGGTGCTTATTATGGTTTAAGTATTATACTGATCCTGAGAAAAGTAAGTATGCAAATCAGGCTGAAATAGACTATATCAGGAATGGTCAAACCAATAAAGATGGTGTTGGTAATACTGAACAACCGCTTAAATGGTATGAATTATTACGTTATCGCAATATCAGAGCAATGTGTATCGGTTTTTTCATGTCAAATTATGCCATTTATTTTTATATTACATGGTTTCCTACCTATTTGGTAAAGGCTCGTGGTATGAGTTTGATGAAAATGGGTTTTGTGGCGATGATTCCACCACTTATTGGATTATGCGTGGGTTTCCTAAGTGCCTATTTTGCCGATTATTTATATAGCAAAGGATATTCCAAAACCAGAGTAAGAAAAAATAATCTGGTTTTCGGTATGTTATTAGCATCGTCGATAGTTTTTGTTAATTTTATTCAAACTGATATCGGTGCAGTTGCATTATTAACATTATCTTATTGTGGTATTGCCTGTGCGGGTCCTGCACTATGGACTTTGCCTGGTGATGTAGCTCCGTGCAATATGACATCTACGGTTGGGGCATTGCAAAATTGTGTTTCTAACATTGGTGGTATACTTGGTCCTATTGTTACAGGTTGGATTGTAGCAACTACGGGATCCTTTCAAATGGCTATGATGGTAACAGGCTGTGCTACACTCATTGGAGCATTAAATTATGCCTTCTATTTGGGCGAAGTTAAAAATATTGAAGTAGATGAAATATCTACCTCAAATTAATTTTTGGAAAAATACAATATCAGTAGGTAGACTTACTATCGATTTGATAGAAGGAACAAGCAAAATGAGTGTTAAAAAGAAATTATTGCTGATTATGATATTGATAAGTTTTATCCCACTCATATTGTTGTCGGTTATGTCAGTGCAGTATTTAGGCAAAGTATTGGAACAAGAAACAATTAATCAATGCAGGGAACTCGCTAATGAAGCTAAATTACAAATTGATGGATATCTTGATAGACCTTTTATTGCACTTAAATCAATCGCTGCCGATCCTACGGTAAAGGCTTTTGATTTACCAAAGATAAAAACATTTCTTGTTCAGCTCCAGAAGGTCAATCCTGAAAACTCATTTGCTCTTGATGATGTAAAAGGAAATCAGGTTGTACGTGGTGATGATATTCCAGTCGCTAATATTTGGGAGCGCCCTTTTTATCAGTCGGCACTCAAAGGACAAGATGAAGTAATATCAGGAGTTGTATTTAGTAAAAACTCGAATCGTTTTGTTATTAACCTTGTAACGCCTGTTCGTGATGCAGAATCAGGTGGGGTAATTGGAATTATGCAAGGGTCGATTACCCTTGCAAAAATCAGTGAATTTGTTACAAATTTGTCTAATAACGGTACTGTTGCTTATGTAATTGATAGTGAAGGTAAAATATTGGCTCATCCGGATCAAAATTTGGTCAAAGATCGTGTCGATATGAATGAAGTAAGTTTTGTAAAACAGGGCTTATCCGAAAAAAAGAGCGGATTTGTTATTTTGGAGGATAAAGAGGTAGGAAAAAAGTTAGTTACTTATGTTTATGATGATAGAACTGGTTGGCTAATATGCTTGGAGGTACCTGATACTGTTATAACAGCAAAAACTCATTCTTTATTGTATATGATAGGACTGGTAACTCTAGGGATATTGGTATTAGTGGGAATATTAGCCTTTTTTATTGCCAAAAGTTTTTCGGAACCGATCTTAAAGATGCAAAAGCTAGCGATTCGGGTTGCGCAGGGTGATCTTAATCAGAAAATCGAGATATCTTCTAAAGATGAAATTGGCTTGTTAGCTACGGCGTTTGATACAATGATGACTAATTTGAGAAAACTAGTTGGTCAGGTGCAGGGAAATGCTCAGCAGTTGGCAGCAGCATCAGAAGAACTAACTTCCAGCGCTGAACAGTCCACCTTGGCTGCTAATCAAGTCGCTTCATCAATAACTGAAGTGGCACAAGGAACTGATAAACAATATCATGTAGTTAGTCAGGTAACCACTATAATAGAACAAATGTCAAAAAATATCCAGCAGGCTGCAGAAAATGCTAGTGTGGTATCGAATCAGTCTATTAAAGCCGTTGAAACAGCCAAGGAAGGTGGCCGGTCGGTACAAGGGGCTGTTAAGCAAATGGTGGATATTGAACATACGATAAATGCTTCGGCTATAGTTGTTGAACAATTGGGTGAACGTTCGAAAGAAATAGGACAAATTGTTGATACTATTTCTGGTATTGCAGGTCAAACTAATCTTTTGGCTCTTAATGCTGCTATTGAGGCGGCTAGGGCGGGTGAACAGGGGCGCGGTTTTGCAGTTGTTGCTGAAGAGGTTCGCAAGTTAGCGGAACAATCTCAGGAAGCGGCAAAACAAATTGCCCGTTTGATTGGGGAAATTCAGGGAGAAACAGACAAAGCTGTAGTAGCTATGCAAAAAGGTACGAGGGAGGTTAATGTTGGTACCGGAGTTGTAAATGACGCAGGTGAGAACTTTCAAAAAATTATTGAGATGATAACAAACTTAGCAGCTCAGGTTGGGGATATATCAACAGGTATTCAGTGTTTGGCAAGTGACAGTCAGCAAGTTGTGGTTTCAGTACAGCAGATCGATCAATTAACGAAGAGCGCAACAGGTGAGGTACAGAATGTTTCGGCAGCAACAGAAGAACAGGCTGCTTCTATGGAAGAAATAGCAGCTTCGAGTCAAAAACTAGCTCAAATGGCGCAGTTTTTACAAGACGCAGTTAGTAAGTTTCAGATTTA is a window encoding:
- a CDS encoding hydroxyacid dehydrogenase, translating into MKKVVISHKLHDDGMAVLEKANVKVAITNNGDPKAMLPELLDAEGLIIRIGSIDKETMLAAKNLKVIGRPGVGVDDVDVEAATELGIPVVIAPGANTRSVAEHAFAFMFAAAKDMVHSDKELRKGNFNVRSSYKAFEIYGKTLGLIGYGHIGSIFAKMAAGVGMKVVVYDPFVKPEVIIGQGYQYETELNFVLKIADVVSVHVPLTPKTQHLIGAVELKLMKSSAILINCSRGGIIDEIALANALENNQIHSAATDVFTNEPVNADEPLFKYDNIIVSPHMAGQTKEAASGVATMAAEGVIAVMNGQQWKNVCNPKAYEHPRWKNQR
- the dapA gene encoding 4-hydroxy-tetrahydrodipicolinate synthase: MFKPQGIITPILTPLTKEEKFNEQEMRNQINRLINAGVSGIFALGTNGEFYAFSQAEKIEIIKVAVDEVKGRVPVYAGTGCITTKETIELSKIAKNLGVDVLSIISPYFASISQDDIYRHYSSVAEAVDLPILLYNIPGRTGNNIAYTTVKKLANYPNIIGIKDSSGNFDNTLKYIENTDSRLSVLAGNDSLILWTLMAGGTGAIAGCSNVFPELMVSIYKLWSEGKIEEANEAQKKIRPFRNVMQLGNPNSVVKRAVNLLGYPVGPAREPSNCNNPEIDTALCEVFKLYK
- the pdxA gene encoding 4-hydroxythreonine-4-phosphate dehydrogenase PdxA; this encodes MKPILGITMGDAAGIGPEIIVKALVDKELYKLARPVVFGDKKIMERAIKIVGADLKCQAVSAPNLAGNDFGRIDIVDLDNLPVDLPFAAVDARAGKAAYEYIEKAVGCALKNEIQAIVTAPLNKEALNLGGHHYPGHTEILGTLSGQKDYSMMLVSGPLKVIHVTTHVPLRKACDMIKKDRVFRVIKLADEAVKMMGIPNPRIAVAGLNPHSGEHGLFGAEEELEIVPAIDAAKALGMNVSGPVPPDTVFHQAANKKEFDIVVVMYHDQGHIPIKVLGFETGVNVTVGLPFIRTSVDHGTAFNIAGQGIADSQSMIESLLLGAQMAKVKIAQ
- a CDS encoding iron-containing alcohol dehydrogenase yields the protein MSNNYSLLNIGEIVAGEGSIEQIKDIVADYGAENVVIITDQGVWNSGLVEKPKAVLQEAGINVHVINDTPPEPTVDQVNAIFAAAKEFECQMIIGIGGGSSMDTAKIVSLLLTNNVNLRDLVKGKAQIKRRGVPTLMIPTTAGTGAEATPNAIVLVPEEELKVGIVSPKMVSDCVILDPALTVNLPKAITANTGMDALCHAIECYISKKANPLSDTFALKAVTLISRSIRTAYNDGHNLGAREDMLLGAMFGGISIATSSTTAVHALSYPLGGKYHIPHGLSNAILLPDVMKFNLDVCEEKFKDIAVAMGLDVAGCTTKEAAEKMIDNLYSMIEDLHVTCDLQAKGINEAALDDMIEAAAKVTRLLDNNPKVVTKEDMRAIYKKLL
- a CDS encoding MFS transporter, yielding MSTTNVEKDNNTGLEKQNSIMDEVKTGFRWKVALLMWGAIAINYFDRTNLSAAAPMIMKEFNFTATEMGFIMSAFFFSYTLFQIPSGWLADKFGQRLVLGGAVGWWSAATMSIALCQGFVSFIAARILLGIGEAGAYPANAGIVSKWFPDKERARATVIFDSGNKCGTAFAMPIIVWMMLNFGWKVPFIISGLLGFLWCLLWFKYYTDPEKSKYANQAEIDYIRNGQTNKDGVGNTEQPLKWYELLRYRNIRAMCIGFFMSNYAIYFYITWFPTYLVKARGMSLMKMGFVAMIPPLIGLCVGFLSAYFADYLYSKGYSKTRVRKNNLVFGMLLASSIVFVNFIQTDIGAVALLTLSYCGIACAGPALWTLPGDVAPCNMTSTVGALQNCVSNIGGILGPIVTGWIVATTGSFQMAMMVTGCATLIGALNYAFYLGEVKNIEVDEISTSN